Part of the Mycolicibacterium mageritense genome is shown below.
GCCGGCAGCATGTTGAAGTAGCGCAGGCTATTTCAAGGGAGCGAAGCGGCTCAGCATGCGATCGACGAAGGCCCGGAACTCGGCGTGGCCCTGTGTCACGCCGACCGCCTCCTCGTTGCAGAGGCTGCGCGCCGACTGGGTCAGCAGCATCGACATCACCACGGGCGGGAACTCGTCGGTGTCGACGCCATGAGCCCGCAACACCATGGCCATCGCGGTGGTCTCGATGTCCCGGACGCGTTCGGAGTAGGCCTTGAGTTCGGCGCCGATCGCCTTGCGGTGGTTGGCCAGTGCCATGAATTCGGTATTGAGCCCCGTCAGCCGGGAGTCGGAATTGAGCAGCCACAGGGCGCGCAGGGGGTCGTCGTCGTCGATCGCCTCGCGCATCCGGGCCAGCGCGGCGTCGGCGCCGCTGCGCAGCACCGCGACGAACAGATCGTCGAGCGTGTCGAAGTAGTAGTACACCAGCGCCGAGCGGACACCGGCCTCCGCGGCGATCCGCCGCGTCGTCGCCGCGGCGTAGCCCTCATCGCGGATCACCTGAGCGGTCGCCTCGATCAGGCGTCGCCTGGTTCCGGCGTCCTTGTCCTTCGCTGCACGGGTCGCCGGCATCAGATGATGTCCCGAGAAGTGTTGTGCGACAGTATGTATTGCACGTCACCGGCAACCCTTGACCGCTCCTGAGGCGGAGTGATAAGCATGACGCATCTTAACAGTTTGATCGATTGATCAAACTCGGAGTGTGTGGAAGGCCCATGGCAGAAAAACGACGTGAGGAACATATGAACGCAAGCCTCTGGGTGGACCCCGGCCTGTGCGAGGGCCACGCGTTGTGCATCGAGTTGGCTCCCGAGATCTTCGACCTCGGGGACGACGACGTCGCCCGCGCCCTGCCACAACCACCCGAACGGTCGTGGGAGCACGTGAAAGCAGCGGTCGACGCGTGCCCACGCCAAGCGATCACGTTTCAAACCTCCGCGAAAGGCCCGCAGCAATGACCGATCTCGCGAGTGTCGACTACTTCTCCGACCCGGCGATCACGCAGGATCCCTATGCGTACTTCG
Proteins encoded:
- a CDS encoding TetR/AcrR family transcriptional regulator, yielding MPATRAAKDKDAGTRRRLIEATAQVIRDEGYAAATTRRIAAEAGVRSALVYYYFDTLDDLFVAVLRSGADAALARMREAIDDDDPLRALWLLNSDSRLTGLNTEFMALANHRKAIGAELKAYSERVRDIETTAMAMVLRAHGVDTDEFPPVVMSMLLTQSARSLCNEEAVGVTQGHAEFRAFVDRMLSRFAPLK
- a CDS encoding ferredoxin, whose protein sequence is MNASLWVDPGLCEGHALCIELAPEIFDLGDDDVARALPQPPERSWEHVKAAVDACPRQAITFQTSAKGPQQ